DNA from Catenulispora sp. EB89:
GACGTCGAACTGTGTCACTACCGCCTCGTTCCCTCGCGTGGGCCACTGCGGCGGCAACAGTAGCGACTGCTGCTGACGATGTTCGCGCAACGGCGCGGGCGAGCCTTACCGGGCGAGCCTTATGACGGTGACGTGGCGCCGTGGCTGTGGCCGCCGGCCAGTCTCGGCGCTATGGCGTTCGCCGCCTCCAGGGCTTCCTCGCAAACGTGCTCTGCCGGTGGGGCGCGTGTCAGAAGGAGCTGGGGCGGTATCTGCAGGTGGATGGCCAGACTCGACCCGGACGTGGCCTGGATCGCCATGTAGCACTCACCCTGGTAGGTGAGCAGATCCTGCTTGCCGGGACGGCCGTCGCTGGTTGACACGTTGGAGGACTGACCGTCTGCGGGGAATTCCGCGCCCACATCGGCAAAGGGGATCGCGGCCAGTTCGACGGACAACATTCGGTTGCGACCGAACCAGGTGCAGTCGCTGTCCTCGTATTCAATCGGAGCCGGAGACGGGGATTTCGCCAGCGCAGCAAGCTTGAGCCGGCTGAGGGTGTCGGCCGGGAGCAGCGTGCACGCGTCAACGGTCTGCCACCAGTCATCGGGATTGCCCGGGTTCGGAACAGGGGTGTACGGGGGCGGCGTCGTGTACACGGGTTCGCACACGCACGCGACAGGGTCGCAGTGGGTCTTCGAGCCTCCGCAGTTCCCTGCACATCCGGACACGCCGGCGATCAGTAAAGCGCCGAAGAGGGCAGCGGTCATGATCGGGGCGAAAGTTCGGCCGTTCATCGCGGACCTCCCCGTGTGGCCGAGGGCCTTCACGCCCTATTTTAAATCAGGGCACAGCGATACGGAACGGTGCGGGCACGCCGGCGGCCTGAGCACCATCAGATCAGGCTGAGGTAGCAGATCGCCTTGTGAAAGCCGTGGTCCCAGTCCTCCTGCAGGCTCGGATAGATGATTTTGTAGTTCAGATCGGTGGACCCGGGAAGCATGTACTGCTGGGCCTCACTGTCCGGCACCTTGTCCACGGCCGCCTTGCACAGGCTGTCCGCCTGGTCCTTCGCCTGCGCGTACGGGCCGGCCAAGTCGCCCACCGCGAACACCTTGACGCTGGAGCTGTTGCCGCACGGCACGATCTGCGGCGGCTTGGGAGCCTCATCCGCTTTCAGGAACTGGCCGAATGGCGCGTTGTCGATGATGCAGTCGTCCGCCTGGATCGAGTTGAGCGTGTTGACGTACGTCTTGTACCCGTCGTCATACGCCTGGCTGCCGCTGCCGCACCCCGCGGTGGCCAGCGCTGAGGCCGCGAGGATCGTGAAGGTGGCTATGCGTATTGTTTTCACGATGGTTTGTATATCAGTTGTCGGTGATTACCGAGGAACTGAATGCGAGGACCGGTCCTCAAAGAGATATTCTAGAATCAACGTTGTTTATGTAAGCGGTGGCACAGGTCTATTGGCTAGAAGCAGTGGCCGGGCTCATCGGGTCGATGACGGCCCAGTGCTCGACCAACAGCCCGTCCTGGAAGCGGATGACGTCCATGACTCGGAACTCCATGCGCTCGCCCGACGGCGGTGCGCCGAACCACGGCCCGGTGTGCCGGCCGCGGAACATCTTGTGGGTGGCTACCAAATCGCCGTCGCCGACGCAGTGCAGAATCTCGATCCGCAGGTCGGAGAAAGCCTCGTGCAAAGCCGCCATGAAGTCGTGGACCCCGTCCAGGCCATCGCGCTGGCCCGGACCGATGGTGCGGTTCCGGAAGTCGGGATGTACGAGCTCGTCGATCAGCTCCAACCGGCCCCCTTCTTGCACCTGCTCGATGAAGAACCGCATGCGCTCCACGTTGGACTCTTGGCTGCCCACGCAGCACCGCCTTTCCGCCTGGATCCGCCACCCGGTAGAAACGGGCTGATGACCGGCCCCGCTGCCCCTCCAGCAGCAGGACGCAGTCATGTATATCGCAGCAGCCGTGCTCGGTCCCGGCTTCGCCTCACTGGAGCCCGTTCCGGCTCCTATTCCGGCTCCGAACCCCGCACCGAATCCCGCTCCGCATCTGGCTCCAGCGCGAAATCAGCACCCGTGGAAGTCAGGGCTGGCCGACCACCCCGCATTCGCCCACGCCTGCGCGGGCGCGGGTGTGAAGCCGGCGTACATCCCGTGCAACTGGCCGAGGAGCCAGGTGGTGAAGCGGGCGGCGCTCTGCGGGCAGGTGTGGACGCCGTCGCTGCTGCGGTCGTGTTTTCCGTCCTTGTCCTGCTGGTAAGTAGGACCCCAGACGGCGGTGGCGTCGAAGACGGCCGCCTGGCCCGAGGATCCTGCGGCGACTGCCTGTGCGGCGGCTCCGGCGTGGGCGAGGTCGGCCATGTGGGGCTGGTAGAAATCGTCGGGCTTGATCGGCGGCATGGTGACGAAGACCAGCTTGGCGCCGTATCCGACGGTGGTCGCGAGCAGCTTCTGATAGGCGGCCTGCTGCTGTTGCTGAGTGCCCCAGTCGTACGTGGTCAGCTGGTAGACGACAACGGTGGGCTTGGCCGAGGCGATCTGCGCGGGCAGTTGCCGCCAGTTGGCGTCGGCAGCGGGGCCGACCACGTTGCCGCCTCCGGCCGCCGCGATCGACTGGAACTGGACGTTGCCGGCCTTGAACGCGGCGGCCAGCGGCAGCGCCTCCTGCTCGGCTATGGAGTCGCCGAGGAAGAGGACCTTGGAGAGTCGGGCGTCGGTTCTGCCAGCTGCACCAGCCGCACCGGACGTGCCAGCCGCACCGGCCGCGCTGCTCGCACCGCCACCGCTCAAGCCGGCCGAACCTCCCGACCGCGCGGAGCAGGCGACGGTCCCGGCGGCTCCGAAGGCGAGACACGCGACAGCGAGCATGAGATTTCGAATGCTTGTCATGCCCTCGACGGTGACCCGGCCGCGTCCGAGCACCAACGCGGTTGTGTCGCGGTTGTGTCGTAGGAGTCCGCAGCCGGCCGATCTCCGGCTGATCTCCGGCCAACGACACCCATACTGGACGCGTGGAAGCGATTCTGATCATCGAGGACGATTCCCGGCTGCGCCGCGGCCTGGAGCTGGCGCTCAGCCGGCTCGGGTATGCCGTGCAGACCGCCGCCACCGGCGAGGAGGGCCTGGCGCGGCTGCCGGAGACCAGGCCGGACCTGGTCGTCCTCGACGTGGTCCTGCCGGGTCTCGACGGCTTCCAGGTGTGCCGCCGGATCCGCGCCGCCGGCACGACCCCGATCATCATGCTCACGGCGCGCGGCGACGACTTCGACGTCGTGGCCGGCCTGGAGGCCGGGGCCGACGACTACATCGTCAAGCCGGCCCGGCCCAGCGTGCTCGATGCCCGGATCCGCGCGGTCCTGCGCCGGATGCCCGGTACCGCCGAGGAGGTGCGCGTGTTCGGCGAGCTGCGGATCGACACCTCCGCGCTCACCGTGACGCTGCGGGCCGAGCCGGTGCCGCTCACACCGACCGAGATGCGGCTGCTGCTCACGATCTCGCGCGCGGAGGGACGCGTGTTCAGTCGGCAACAGCTGCTCGAGCAGGTCTGGGAGCACGACTACCTCGGAGACTCCCGGCTGGTCGACAACTGCGTGCAACGGCTGCGCGCGAAGATAGAGACCGACGCGGCCAGCCCGGTCTACGTCCAGACGGTGCGAGGGTTCGGCTACCGCTTCGGGCCGGTATGACCGCCCGCCGTGGGTGGTCGCGCAGGTGGCCCCGCGGGCTGCGCGCACGGCTGGTGGTCGCGTTCGTCCTGGTGGCCGTGCTCGGTGCCGCGGCGGCGGCGTGGGCGAGCGCCCGGTCGGCGAGCGACGCGCTGGCGGCCGGCGCCGAGCGGCAGTCCGTGGAGACCGTCCGGAGCCAGATCACGAGCGTCACGGCCGGACTGACCTATCCGCCGAACCAGTCCGCACTGGACCAGCTGGCCGCGACCGTCGGCGCGGACACCCTCGTCACGTATCAGAACCTGCGTGCCACGACCGGCCCCGACACCGGACTGGTCACTACCGCGGTTCAAGCCGCGGCGCGCGGTGGCGACTCCCTGGTCGTGCAACGGATTGTCGCCGCGGGCAAGCCGTGGCTGGTCGTCGGGACGCCCATCATGATCACGTCGGTCAACGGGGCGCGGAGCCCGTCGGGGATCGAGGTCTACACCGTCCGCGACCTGACCGGGGTCCAGCAGCAGATCGACGGGCTCACCAGGTCCGCGGCGCTCACGACCGGGCTGGCGCTGCCGGTGGCGGTGGTGCTGGCGCTGGTGGCTGCCGGCAGCGTGCTGCGTCCGGTGCGCAGGCTGCGCGACACGGCGCGCCGGCTGTCCGCGGGCGACCTCGACGCGCGTGCGGTCCCGCGGGGTGCGGACGAACTGGCCGATCTGACCGCCACGCTCAACGCGATGGCCGGATCCGTGCAGGACTCGATGGCGGCGATGCGCCGGATGCAGGACGACGCCCGCCGGTTCGCCGCCGACGCCGCGCACGAACTGCGGACGCCGCTGAGCACGCTGACCGCGGTGATGGACGTGCTCGCCGACGCCAGCGACGCGATGGAGGGCGACGCGCGGGAGTCGGCACAGCTGGCGATCGCCGAGACCCAGCGGCTGGTCCAACTCGTCGAAGACCTCATGGAGGTCTCCCGGTTCGACGCCGGCACGGCCCGGCTGCGCACCGAGGACGTCGAGGTCGTGGGCGCCGTGCGCGACTGCCTGCGGAGCCGGGGATGGACGGCGCGAGTGGAGCTCCGGGCCGAGGGGGAGATCTGGTTGCGGTGCGACCGGCGGCGGCTGGACGTCATCGTCGCGAACCTGGTCGGCAACGCGCTGCGGCATGGTGCGCCGCCGGTGGCGGTGCGGGTGTCCGCCTCGGACGGACAGGTGTGGGTGGAGGTCACCGACAGCGGGCCGGGCTTGCCCGAGCACGTGCTGCCGCACGTCTTCGACCGCTTCTACAAGGCCGACGAGGCCCGCACGCGCGCTCCGGGCAACGGGTTGGGGCTGGCCATCGCGCTGGAGAACACGATGTTGCACGGTGGGGAGCTCACTGCGGGCAATGCCGACGGCAATACCGACCGCGACCGCGACCGCGACCGCGACCGCGACGGCGGCGACGGCGGGGGCGGGGGCTACGGCGACGGCGACGGCGGCGGTGGCGACGGCGGCGGCGGCGACGGCGGTGGCGGTGGCGGCGACGGCGGTGGCGGCGGCGGTAGCGGCGGTGGCGGTGGCGGCGACGGCGGTGGCGGCGGCGGTGGCGGCGACGGCGGCCGGGGCGGTGGTGGCGGCGGCGGCCGGGGCGGCAACGGCGGAGGCGGCGGCGCGCGCTTCGTCGTGCGTCTGCCTCGGCGAGGGGAGGACGGATGAAACGGGTGTCGTGGCCGGCGGCGGTGCTTCTGCTGCTCGCGCTGCTCGCCGGGTGCAGCGTCACTCCGACCGGGGTGCGGGCCGCCGGACAGGCGCCGGGCGGGGTGGCGCCGGGGCCGACGTTGTACTACGTCGACGCCGGCGAGCACCTTCACCCGCAGGTACGTCTGACCGGTCAACTGGGGACCGTGGCCGAGGCGCTGTCGGCGCTGCTGTCCGGGCCGCCCGGGGTGCCCGGCGAGACCGGGCTGCACACGGAGATCGCCAATGCGGGGGTCACGCAGGTCGTGGTGACCGTCAAACCGGGGGTGTTGGAGCTGATCGTGCCGTTGTCCGTCAACGACGTGAGCGCGTTGGGGATCGAGCAGATCGTGTGCACGGCGTTGGGCGTTCACGTCCAAGGCGGCGGATCCACCTCCGCCAAGGTGCAGTTGGAGTTCACCCAGCCGACTGCGCAGTCGGACCAGCTGCGGACGTGTCCGTTGATCGCGGGCTGACCGGCAGACCGGCTGACGCGGCCGGCGTGCGGTTCAGCTCAGCTCAGCTTCGTGATGTCGATGGTCGGCGCGCCCGGGACCGGCAGCAGCCACCACAGCGCGGCGAGGCCGGCCATGACCGCGAGGAACACCGCAAGCCCCGCACGGCCGCGTGCCCAGCCGGCGCGGAACCGGATCGGGTCCTCGACCAGGTACTTCGACGCCGCCGCCACGGCGATCGAGACGGCGCAGACCGCCGCGGCCCACGGCCAGCCGGTGAGATGGAGGCGTTGCGGCGTCAGGAGGACGAAAACCGGCCAGTGCCACAGGTAGAGGCTGTAGGAGATCTGACCCACCCAGCGCAGTGGAAGCCGGGCCAGCGTCGTCGCGACGACGGAGTGCGGGGCCTGCACACGCAGGCCGATCAGCAGCGCGGCGGCGGCGGAGTGCGCGAACAACCCGCCGGTGTAGAGCCAGCGCGAGTCCGTACCGCTGACGAGGAGCCAGGCCACTGCGATGGCCGACGCCAGGACGGCTGCCAGCGCACCGCCGTACGGGTACCGGCCGACCGCGCGAGCCAGCGCGTCGCGGACCGGCCCGGTAGCGATGACCGCGCCCAGCAGAAGCGAGAACGCCCGGGTGTCGGTGCCGGTGTAGACGCGGGTCGGATCGTGCGGGTCAACGAGCGCGATCATCAGGACCAGGGAGACCGCCGAGATCAGCAGCGCACCGGCCGCGGCCCAGCGCTCCACCCGCCGACCGCCCCGGCGCGCCCACCAGGCGAGCCCCAGCAACAGCGCCGGCCAGACCAGGTAGAACTGCTCCTCGACCGCGATGCTCCACAGGTGCTCGAACACCCGGGGCGCGTCGTGCTGGTCCCAGTAGCTGGCCGACTCGGCGAGCAGATGCCAGTTGACGAGGTCGGCCTGCGTCCACGGACCGTCCGAGAGCGTGCTGCGCAACAGATCCGGCGTCCCGAACCGCCACACCGCCCCGGCGACGAGCGCCAGCATGACGACCAGAGCCGGCACGAGGCGGCGGACGCGCCGTCCCCAGAACGCGACCAGGGAGACAGAACCGGTCGCGTCGATCTCGCGCAACAGCAGATCGGTGATGAGGTACCCGGACAGAGCGAAGAACAGATCAACCCCGAGGAACCCGCCGCTCAGGTGGCCGGTGTGGAACAGC
Protein-coding regions in this window:
- a CDS encoding ester cyclase, translated to MGSQESNVERMRFFIEQVQEGGRLELIDELVHPDFRNRTIGPGQRDGLDGVHDFMAALHEAFSDLRIEILHCVGDGDLVATHKMFRGRHTGPWFGAPPSGERMEFRVMDVIRFQDGLLVEHWAVIDPMSPATASSQ
- a CDS encoding SGNH/GDSL hydrolase family protein; this translates as MTSIRNLMLAVACLAFGAAGTVACSARSGGSAGLSGGGASSAAGAAGTSGAAGAAGRTDARLSKVLFLGDSIAEQEALPLAAAFKAGNVQFQSIAAAGGGNVVGPAADANWRQLPAQIASAKPTVVVYQLTTYDWGTQQQQQAAYQKLLATTVGYGAKLVFVTMPPIKPDDFYQPHMADLAHAGAAAQAVAAGSSGQAAVFDATAVWGPTYQQDKDGKHDRSSDGVHTCPQSAARFTTWLLGQLHGMYAGFTPAPAQAWANAGWSASPDFHGC
- a CDS encoding response regulator, with product MEAILIIEDDSRLRRGLELALSRLGYAVQTAATGEEGLARLPETRPDLVVLDVVLPGLDGFQVCRRIRAAGTTPIIMLTARGDDFDVVAGLEAGADDYIVKPARPSVLDARIRAVLRRMPGTAEEVRVFGELRIDTSALTVTLRAEPVPLTPTEMRLLLTISRAEGRVFSRQQLLEQVWEHDYLGDSRLVDNCVQRLRAKIETDAASPVYVQTVRGFGYRFGPV
- a CDS encoding ATP-binding protein — its product is MTARRGWSRRWPRGLRARLVVAFVLVAVLGAAAAAWASARSASDALAAGAERQSVETVRSQITSVTAGLTYPPNQSALDQLAATVGADTLVTYQNLRATTGPDTGLVTTAVQAAARGGDSLVVQRIVAAGKPWLVVGTPIMITSVNGARSPSGIEVYTVRDLTGVQQQIDGLTRSAALTTGLALPVAVVLALVAAGSVLRPVRRLRDTARRLSAGDLDARAVPRGADELADLTATLNAMAGSVQDSMAAMRRMQDDARRFAADAAHELRTPLSTLTAVMDVLADASDAMEGDARESAQLAIAETQRLVQLVEDLMEVSRFDAGTARLRTEDVEVVGAVRDCLRSRGWTARVELRAEGEIWLRCDRRRLDVIVANLVGNALRHGAPPVAVRVSASDGQVWVEVTDSGPGLPEHVLPHVFDRFYKADEARTRAPGNGLGLAIALENTMLHGGELTAGNADGNTDRDRDRDRDRDGGDGGGGGYGDGDGGGGDGGGGDGGGGGGDGGGGGGSGGGGGGDGGGGGGGGDGGRGGGGGGGRGGNGGGGGARFVVRLPRRGEDG
- a CDS encoding acyltransferase family protein codes for the protein MTTTLPKHAAREHPASPPTPTPPPPRAKRHLPALDGLRGVAILGVLLFHTGHLSGGFLGVDLFFALSGYLITDLLLREIDATGSVSLVAFWGRRVRRLVPALVVMLALVAGAVWRFGTPDLLRSTLSDGPWTQADLVNWHLLAESASYWDQHDAPRVFEHLWSIAVEEQFYLVWPALLLGLAWWARRGGRRVERWAAAGALLISAVSLVLMIALVDPHDPTRVYTGTDTRAFSLLLGAVIATGPVRDALARAVGRYPYGGALAAVLASAIAVAWLLVSGTDSRWLYTGGLFAHSAAAALLIGLRVQAPHSVVATTLARLPLRWVGQISYSLYLWHWPVFVLLTPQRLHLTGWPWAAAVCAVSIAVAAASKYLVEDPIRFRAGWARGRAGLAVFLAVMAGLAALWWLLPVPGAPTIDITKLS